The genomic window GCTGGCTACCGGCGGCTCGACCAACCACACCCTGCACCTGCTGGCCATTGCCCAGGCCGCCGGCATCCAGCTGACCTGGCAGGACATGGCCGACCTCTCCGAGGTGGTGCCGACCCTGGCGCGCATCTATCCCAACGGCCAGGCCGACATCAACCACTTCCAGGCGGCGGGCGGCATGTCCTTCCTGATCCGCCAGCTGCTCGACGGCGGGCTGCTGCATGAAGACGTGCAGACCGTGGTCGGCAAGGGGCTGCGCCGCTACCTCCAGGAACCTTTCCTCGATGGCGACAGGCTGGTCTGGCGCGAAGGCCCGGCGGCGAGCCTGGACGAGAACATCCTGCGCCCCATCGACAAGCCGTTCTCCCCCGAAGGCGGCCTGCGCCTGATGGAAGGCAACCTCGGTCGCGGCGTGATGAAGGTGTCCGCCGTGGCGCTGGAGCACCAGATCGTCGAAGCCCCGGTGCGCATCTTCCATGACCAGGCCAGCCTGGCCGCGGCCTTCAAGGCCGGCGAACTGGAGCGCGACCTGGTGGCCGTGGTGCGCTTCCAGGGCCCGCGCGCCAACGGCATGCCGGAGCTGCACAAGCTCACGCCGTTCCTCGGTGTGCTGCAGGACCGTGGCTTCAAGGTCGCGCTGGTCACCGACGGGCGCATGTCCGGCGCGTCCGGCAAGGTGCCGGCGGCAATCCACGTGTCCCCGGAAGCGCTCAACGGCGGCCCGCTGGCCAAGCTGCGCGACGGCGACATCGTGCGCGTCGATGGCACCACCGGCGAGCTGCGCGTGCTGGTGGATGCGGCGCAATGGGATGCCCGTCCCCTGGTGGAAACCCCGGTCATCGATAACCTGGGCATGGGCCGCGAGCTGTTCGCCTTCATGCGCAATGCCTTCAGCCCGGCGGAGCAGGGTGCCTGCAGCTTCACGGCGGAGCTGAACGGCCCAAGCTGACCGCATGCCTCCCGTGCGACGTGGCTGCCTGTCCGTCGCATGGGGCGTTTCCGGCGCTGACCTATGCTGGCATCATCCCGCGCCGCAACCTTCCAACCCATTTCCAGGCCAGAGCCCGCCATGAATTCCAATAACGCTCAGCCCGCCTCGAACGGTTTCGCCCTGGTCGGCGACATCGGCGGCACCAACGCCCGCTTCGCCCTGTGGCGCGGTGAAGTCCTCGAATCGGTCCAGGTCCTGGCCTGCGCCGACTACCCGCGGCCCGAAGACGCCGTGCGCGACTACCTGCAGCGCGTCGGCCAGCCGCTGTCGGCCATCGACAACGTCTGCCTGGCCTGCGCAGGCCCGGTGGGCGCCGGCGACTTCAAGTTCACCAACAATCACTGGGTGATCCAGCGCGACGCCTTCCGCGCCGAACTCGGCCTGAGCCACCTGTTGCTGGTGAACGACTTCAGCACCATGGCCTGGGCGGCGTCGCGGCTGTCGCAAGACCACCTGGTGCAGGTGCGCCCCGGCAAGGCGCTGGAAGGCCGCGCCAAGCTGATCATCGGCCCCGGCACCGGCCTGGGCGTCGGCAGCCTGATGCCGCTGCCCGGTGGCGGCTGGGAAGTGCTGCCCTGCGAAGGCGGCCATGTCGACCTGCCGGTGACGTCCGAACGTGACTTCGCCCTCTGGCAACTGCTGCGCGAGAAATACGGCCACGTCTCGGCCGAGCGCGTGCTCTCCGGCAGCGGCCTGGAAAACCTCTACCGCATGAGCTGCCAACTCGATGGCGTGGAGCCCAAGTGCGCCACCGCCGCCGAGATCGGCGAGCGCGCCATGGCCGGCGATGCCTACGCCGACGCGGTGCTGGAACACTTCTTCCTCTGGCTGGCGCGGGTTGCCGGCAACGCCGTGCTGACGGTCGGTGCGCTGGGCGGGGTGTACATCACTGGCGGCATCGTCCCGCGCTTCCTTGACCGCTTCCTGCGCAGCGGCTTCGCCGAGGCGTTCCGCACCCGTGGCAAGACCAGCGGGCCGTACCTCGACCCCGTGCCGGTGTGGGTCATGACGGCGGAGCACCCGGGCCTGTTCGGCGCCGGCGTGGCGCTGGAGCAGGCGCTGCGCAACGAAGGCTGACCGATCGCTCACTCCCGATAACAACAAGAAAGGACGCCCGACGTGAACCAGCCTGCCAAATCCATCCTGCTGGTGGACGACGACCAGGAAATCCGCGAGCTGCTGGAAACCTACCTCAGCCGCGCCGGCTTCCAGGTGCGCAGCGTGCCCGACGGCGAGAGCTTCCGCCGCGCGCTGTGCGAGGAGGATGCCGCACTGGCGATCCTCGACGTGATGCTGCCCGACGAGGACGGCTTCAGCCTGTGTCGCTGGATTCGCTCGCACCAGCGCCACGCCTGCATGCCGGTGATCATGCTCACCGCCAGCTCCGACGAGGCCGACCGCGTGGTGGGCCTGGAGCTGGGCGCCGACGACTACCTCGGCAAGCCCTTCAGCCCCCGCGAGCTGCTGGCG from Pseudomonas sp. GCEP-101 includes these protein-coding regions:
- the edd gene encoding phosphogluconate dehydratase, which encodes MHPRVLEVTQRVQARSAATRQRYLDLVKAAATKGPHRGTLPCGNLAHGVAACGESDKQALRLMNQANVAIVSAYNDMLSAHQPLERFPELIKDALRQIGSVGQFAGGVPAMCDGVTQGEPGMELSLASRDVIAMGTAIALSHNMFDAALCLGVCDKIVPGLLIGALRFGHLPVVFVPAGPMPTGISNKEKAAVRQLFAEGKATREELLASEMASYHAPGTCTFYGTANTNQLLVEVMGLHLPGASFVNPNTPLRDELTREAARQAARLTPENGQFVPMAEIVDEKAMVNSVVALLATGGSTNHTLHLLAIAQAAGIQLTWQDMADLSEVVPTLARIYPNGQADINHFQAAGGMSFLIRQLLDGGLLHEDVQTVVGKGLRRYLQEPFLDGDRLVWREGPAASLDENILRPIDKPFSPEGGLRLMEGNLGRGVMKVSAVALEHQIVEAPVRIFHDQASLAAAFKAGELERDLVAVVRFQGPRANGMPELHKLTPFLGVLQDRGFKVALVTDGRMSGASGKVPAAIHVSPEALNGGPLAKLRDGDIVRVDGTTGELRVLVDAAQWDARPLVETPVIDNLGMGRELFAFMRNAFSPAEQGACSFTAELNGPS
- a CDS encoding glucokinase, translated to MNSNNAQPASNGFALVGDIGGTNARFALWRGEVLESVQVLACADYPRPEDAVRDYLQRVGQPLSAIDNVCLACAGPVGAGDFKFTNNHWVIQRDAFRAELGLSHLLLVNDFSTMAWAASRLSQDHLVQVRPGKALEGRAKLIIGPGTGLGVGSLMPLPGGGWEVLPCEGGHVDLPVTSERDFALWQLLREKYGHVSAERVLSGSGLENLYRMSCQLDGVEPKCATAAEIGERAMAGDAYADAVLEHFFLWLARVAGNAVLTVGALGGVYITGGIVPRFLDRFLRSGFAEAFRTRGKTSGPYLDPVPVWVMTAEHPGLFGAGVALEQALRNEG